The Bacillus sp. Bos-x628 genome segment ATTGCCTCTGTATTACCAGACATTGTGGCATAAACAAGTAAAACCTTTCCCATATCTCTTGTTTCCTCCTTGTTAATGAATCAGTAAAGGCTCCTCATAAGGTCTGACAAACTTACTTTCATATAAACCCGCACAGAAAAAATTCTCTTTTTGATTTGCCACGCGAAACCCGTGCCCTTTGATCGTATCAAACCACTTGAGCTCTTTTTGCCCAACATCGAGCTGATATACTTTAGAAAACCCATGCTCATCCTGTGAAGTAGTTACATAGATAATGCCATTGTCCTCCGACACATCCAAAAAGGACTGTTCTCTTGCACACACCTGTGATTGAATATCATGAATCATATTTGTATTTAAATCTAAAATTTGAACTGATCCCTTCTTTCCTTTTTTAGAGCCTAGTGCACAGACGAGCAAGTGTTCATGACAGACCAGCATAGAAGCTGTCATCCGATACTTCTCTCTCTTTAGCAGATAAATCTGTCCACTTTGCAAGTCGTAAATCCATATTCCTCCATGCACCTCATGGATTTGTGTTCCAATGTAAAGAAAATCACCTGCAACACACAAGGAACGAATCACAGGGGGATGATTTACATGAGCAAACGGCTTCATAATTTCCCAGGAAATCCCGAAATCATTTGACACATAAATACAGTGCTTTCCGTGTGCACAAACAAAACCATCTTCGCGTCCTGTGATGGACCAAACGACTGCATTTGTAGGAAAGGATGATAATGCCCACGTATTGCCATCATCAGTAGATCGAATCACAGTTCCATTCTCACCAACACCAAATAAATACGGACCAATATAACTCATGGCGTGGATTTTATGCTTGAGCTTGAAGAGCTTCTGCCATCCATTCTCAACACTATAATGAAAAATACCCTCTCGTTTCACGGCTACAAAGTACCCTCTCGTTTTGGATGCCGTAACTGCAGTCGCCCCTTTATGAAACATGATTTTCAACTCTTTTCTCAGACAAAGATGCCCAAGTTAAAAAGCTTGTAGCGAATTCCTTACAGCACTCTACATCTTCATCTGTATCTGGTGCAAGCTCCATTTTCAATGTTTCAGGAAATACAGATGCACCAGTTGTTTTTAGCATGTCATGGAATATGTGTACTGCCTGGCAGAACTTTGGATAGCTGTAGTCACCCGAGCCAAATACAGCAGCTTTGGCATGATTTAATTCAAGAGAAGAGACTTGATCATAAAAATCTTCCGCTTCATAAGGTAAATCTCCGTCTCCCCAGGTATATGAGCCGATCAATATGTAATCGTATAAAGAGAGCGATTCTACACTCGTCTCATCTAATTCCAACATATCGGTATCGATCCCTTTTTCCTCAAGAGTTTGCTTTAAGATCGTTGCCATATCTTCCGTATTGCCGGACATACTTGCATATGCAATTAGTGCTTTCATCTATTGGTCACCTCATCTAAATGATAATCATTTTCAATTATTATATGTACACTTTAAATGATAATGATTTTCATTGTCAAATAATTTTATAAAAAAAGCACCTTCTATTCAAAGAAGGTACTTAAACGGCGTCATTTTGGAGCATGTCTTTGACCACACCAACAAATGCCTGAACTTGTTTTAATTGAAAAGACGCTTCATATCCTAACAGCCATGTATCACGTCCTATTTGCTCCCCATTTGTGTCAAAAAGCGGGGTTTTATAAACACTTTTCTCATGATCATATAAGGTGACAGAAGGTAAAATCGCGTAACCTATTCCATGATAAGCCATTTGTTTACATGTCTCAATTTGGTCGACAAGAATCGTTTGTTTTGGAGACACTTTAAACTTTTGATGCCACCAGTGCTGGATTTCTTGGTAATACGTACTGTCACTTTTAAATTGAATAAATGGGCGCTCTGTTTCGATTAACTCATCCACGTCCTTAATGACGGAGTCTACTAAATATAAATGATCTGTCATCAGATATTCCTTTGTTCCCTTCCAATCAGGGTTTCCACGAAT includes the following:
- a CDS encoding flavodoxin, with the translated sequence MKALIAYASMSGNTEDMATILKQTLEEKGIDTDMLELDETSVESLSLYDYILIGSYTWGDGDLPYEAEDFYDQVSSLELNHAKAAVFGSGDYSYPKFCQAVHIFHDMLKTTGASVFPETLKMELAPDTDEDVECCKEFATSFLTWASLSEKRVENHVS
- a CDS encoding LysR family transcriptional regulator; its protein translation is MQLQELHMLVVLSEELNMRKASERLFVSQPALSQRLQTIEKEWGTKIFFRSQKGLTVTSAGEQIIQFAKEVTTEQDRVRERIDALEGDIHGTLKLAVASIIGQHWLPKVLKRYVEKYPNAKVSLVTGWSSEMLKSLYEDHVHIGIIRGNPDWKGTKEYLMTDHLYLVDSVIKDVDELIETERPFIQFKSDSTYYQEIQHWWHQKFKVSPKQTILVDQIETCKQMAYHGIGYAILPSVTLYDHEKSVYKTPLFDTNGEQIGRDTWLLGYEASFQLKQVQAFVGVVKDMLQNDAV
- a CDS encoding exo-alpha-sialidase; this encodes MFHKGATAVTASKTRGYFVAVKREGIFHYSVENGWQKLFKLKHKIHAMSYIGPYLFGVGENGTVIRSTDDGNTWALSSFPTNAVVWSITGREDGFVCAHGKHCIYVSNDFGISWEIMKPFAHVNHPPVIRSLCVAGDFLYIGTQIHEVHGGIWIYDLQSGQIYLLKREKYRMTASMLVCHEHLLVCALGSKKGKKGSVQILDLNTNMIHDIQSQVCAREQSFLDVSEDNGIIYVTTSQDEHGFSKVYQLDVGQKELKWFDTIKGHGFRVANQKENFFCAGLYESKFVRPYEEPLLIH